The proteins below come from a single Mercenaria mercenaria strain notata chromosome 3, MADL_Memer_1, whole genome shotgun sequence genomic window:
- the LOC123523511 gene encoding probable G-protein coupled receptor No18 — translation MNSHKDYTLKQLNDEEVIRQIPLIIYLTILCISGIAGNSLVCYVFAKKYAISTYHIFIIFLSVVDLLTCCAALPFQLSLQFWQYTFDSVWHCKFALFLNTWTTITSVIQFLCIAFDRYRRVCAPFNWQVSLRAAKRMCAVSPAIGIACSWISPIIYGIQKREHSFYNITILRCGVTDDMKETLFPLINNIVFAILFLGALISMFSCYCRIAARVKQQMKWKYRSKGGIEIREKEIEMTPVSKEKDEEQTDVIYKLDSATAEDNGTPESVSANKDREMRQDTLEIKRKGNDDKNKMSSPNTKSCRTTLIMFIISIAFIISYVPLISLLLIRSLNKTFVASLNDLDRSVYNFFLRSYFINSAINPVIYGILDARFRKSCKLLCSCRHVLKIRKLMQGLPINEQQRIKF, via the coding sequence ATGAATTCTCATAAGGACTATACTTTGAAACAACTGAATGATGAAGAAGTGATCCGACAAATTCCGCTAATAATATATCTGACAATACTGTGTATATCTGGGATTGCTGGAAATTCTTTGGTGTGTTATGTATTTGCAAAAAAGTATGCGATTTCTACATAccacatttttataatttttctttcCGTAGTTGATCTGTTGACATGCTGTGCTGCTCTTCCGTTTCAATTGAGTTTGCAGTTTTGGCAATATACTTTCGACAGTGTATGGCATTGTAAGTTCGcgttatttttaaatacatggacAACAATTACATCTGTCATCCAATTTCTTTGCATTGCCTTTGACAGATACCGCAGGGTGTGTGCACCATTTAATTGGCAAGTTTCACTCAGAGCAGCAAAACGTATGTGCGCAGTTTCACCAGCTATTGGGATTGCCTGTTCTTGGATTTCTCCGATAATCTATGGTATACAGAAAAGAGAACATAGTTTTTATAATATAACAATACTTCGATGTGGTGTAACAGATGATATGAAGGAAACATTATTTCCGCTGATAAACAATATAGTTTTTGCAATTCTCTTTCTTGGAGCTTTGATCAGCATGTTCAGTTGTTACTGTCGTATAGCAGCGCGAGTTAAACAACAGATGAAATGGAAATACAGGTCTAAAGGTGGAATTGAAATCCgtgaaaaagaaattgaaatgacTCCTGTATCTAAAGAAAAAGATGAAGAACAAACAGACGTAATATACAAATTGGATAGTGCCACAGCTGAAGACAATGGTACACCGGAATCCGTTTCAGCTAACAAAGACAGAGAGATGAGACAAGACACTCtcgaaatcaaaagaaaagggAACGACGACAAGAACAAAATGTCATCTCCAAATACAAAGAGCTGCAGAACGACATTAATAATGTTTATAATTTCAATAGCCTTCATTATCTCATATGTTCCACTGATTTCGTTACTTCTGATCCGATCATTGAACAAAACTTTCGTGGCCTCTTTGAATGACTTGGATAGATCCGTGTATAATTTTTTTCTAAGGTCATACTTTATAAACAGTGCTATCAATCCAGTGATTTATGGAATACTCGATGCCAGATTTAGAAAGTCATGTAAATTGCTATGTTCGTGTAGGCACGTGTTGAAGATAAGAAAATTAATGCAAGGCCTACCAATCAATGAACAACAAcgaataaaattttaa